One region of Streptomyces subrutilus genomic DNA includes:
- a CDS encoding PTS transporter subunit EIIC, with amino-acid sequence MSANSAAAKPRSQWRSGLFQGLQKMGRSLQLPIAVLPAAGILNRLGQPDVFGKDGLNWTGVADVMAGAGGALLDPDLGLPLLFCIGVAIGMAKKADGSTALAAVAGFLVYRGVLHAFPKDCPAGTRDIGGGCLTSTDTFQGFTYQNPGVFGGIVMGLLAAWFWQRYHRVKLVDWLGFFNGRRLVPIIMSFVAIAFAVLCLWIWPPVGAALESFSDWLIGLGAWGAGIFGVANRALLVIGLHQFLNVPIWFQFGSYTTPEGKTVHGDINMFLNGDPDAGLFLSGFFPIMMFALPAAALAITHCAKPLRRKEVGGLMLSVGLTSFVTGITEPLEYSFLFVAPALYAVHAALTGVSMAVTWALGVHDGFSFSAGLIDYLINWNLATKPWLIIPIGLCFAVVYYAVFRFAITKFDIKTPGRESDEEIEEMLKENTKA; translated from the coding sequence ATGAGCGCGAACAGCGCCGCCGCAAAGCCGCGGAGCCAGTGGCGGAGCGGCTTGTTCCAGGGGCTGCAGAAGATGGGCCGCAGCCTGCAGCTGCCGATCGCCGTGCTGCCCGCGGCGGGCATCCTGAACCGTCTGGGGCAGCCGGACGTGTTCGGCAAGGACGGCCTGAACTGGACCGGTGTGGCCGACGTGATGGCGGGCGCGGGCGGGGCGCTGCTCGACCCCGACCTCGGCCTGCCGCTCCTGTTCTGCATCGGCGTCGCGATCGGCATGGCCAAGAAGGCGGACGGCTCGACGGCCCTGGCCGCCGTCGCCGGGTTCCTCGTCTACCGCGGGGTGCTGCACGCCTTCCCCAAGGACTGCCCGGCGGGGACGAGGGACATCGGGGGCGGCTGCCTCACCTCGACGGACACCTTCCAGGGGTTCACCTACCAGAACCCGGGGGTGTTCGGCGGCATCGTCATGGGCCTGCTGGCGGCCTGGTTCTGGCAGCGCTACCACCGGGTGAAGCTGGTGGACTGGCTGGGCTTCTTCAACGGGCGCCGGCTCGTCCCGATCATCATGTCGTTCGTCGCCATCGCCTTCGCGGTGCTGTGCCTGTGGATCTGGCCGCCGGTCGGCGCCGCGCTGGAGAGCTTCTCCGACTGGCTGATCGGGCTGGGTGCGTGGGGCGCGGGCATCTTCGGCGTGGCGAACCGCGCGCTGCTGGTGATCGGCCTGCACCAGTTCCTCAACGTGCCGATCTGGTTCCAGTTCGGCTCGTACACCACGCCGGAGGGCAAGACGGTCCACGGCGACATCAACATGTTCCTGAACGGCGACCCGGACGCGGGCCTGTTCCTGTCCGGCTTCTTCCCGATCATGATGTTCGCCCTCCCGGCGGCGGCGCTGGCGATCACGCACTGTGCGAAGCCGCTGCGCCGCAAGGAGGTCGGGGGGCTGATGCTGTCGGTGGGCCTGACCTCGTTCGTCACGGGCATCACCGAGCCGCTGGAGTACTCCTTCCTGTTCGTGGCGCCGGCGCTGTACGCGGTGCACGCGGCGCTGACCGGTGTGTCGATGGCGGTGACGTGGGCGCTGGGCGTGCACGACGGCTTCAGCTTCTCCGCGGGTCTGATCGACTACCTCATCAACTGGAACCTGGCGACCAAGCCGTGGCTGATCATTCCGATCGGCCTGTGTTTCGCGGTCGTCTACTACGCGGTGTTCCGTTTCGCCATCACGAAGTTCGACATCAAGACGCCGGGGCGGGAGTCGGACGAGGAGATCGAGGAGATGCTGAAGGAGAACACCAAGGCGTAG
- a CDS encoding DUF7144 family membrane protein — MTTTPNPAASGTSGHRPPSGSASGWAAGGVLFAAVLMMINGVFAIFEGIAALAKDDVIWRVRDYSFKFDLTAWGWIHLILGIIVLIVGIAILKGTTWGRALGIALTGVSIILHFLWLPYQPFWSLIAIAIGVFVIWALCVDRSPGAL; from the coding sequence ATGACGACCACTCCCAACCCCGCGGCCTCCGGCACGTCCGGCCACCGGCCTCCCTCAGGGAGCGCCTCCGGCTGGGCGGCGGGAGGTGTGCTGTTCGCCGCCGTCCTGATGATGATCAACGGCGTGTTCGCGATCTTCGAGGGCATCGCCGCGCTCGCCAAGGACGACGTCATCTGGCGGGTCCGCGACTACTCGTTCAAGTTCGACCTGACGGCCTGGGGCTGGATCCACCTGATCCTGGGCATCATCGTCCTGATCGTCGGCATCGCGATCCTCAAGGGCACGACCTGGGGCCGGGCCCTCGGCATCGCCCTGACCGGCGTGTCGATCATCCTGCACTTCCTGTGGCTGCCCTACCAGCCGTTCTGGTCCCTGATCGCCATCGCGATCGGCGTGTTCGTGATCTGGGCCCTGTGCGTCGACCGCAGCCCCGGCGCCCTCTGA
- a CDS encoding putative leader peptide yields MVSHDVSIETPGRLLLVARLHVDLCRLASAICPAV; encoded by the coding sequence ATGGTTTCCCACGACGTGAGCATCGAGACGCCCGGCAGGCTGCTGCTCGTGGCGCGGCTGCACGTCGACCTGTGCCGCCTCGCCAGCGCGATCTGTCCTGCCGTCTGA
- a CDS encoding PTS transporter subunit EIIC, producing the protein MAVMQRIGRSLMLPVAVLPAGALLLRLGADDMLGDKDVFPTFVLKIAGYMAAGGGAILDNMALLFAVGIAIGFAKKSDGSTALAAVTGYLVFQKVLATFTDGNLPQVAKVVGGKIVMVDAAVNAGVLGGVVMGVITALLYQKFYRTKLPDWAGFFGGRRLVPILSALAGLLTGIVFGLIWPVLGTGLHNFGEWLVGSGSVGAGIFGVANRALIPIGMHHLLNSFPWFQAGSFEGANGPVHGDIARFLAGDPSAGQFMTGFFPIMMFALPAACLAIVHCARPERRKVVGGMMFSLALTAFVTGVTEPIEFTFMFIAPVLYAIHAVLTGVSMALTWALGMKDGFGFSAGAIDFLLNLGIATNPWGLAGIGLCFAVVYYFVFRFAITKFNLPTPGRESDEELAELAKAEAK; encoded by the coding sequence ATGGCCGTCATGCAGCGCATCGGCCGGAGCCTCATGCTCCCCGTTGCCGTGCTGCCTGCCGGCGCGCTCCTGCTCCGCCTGGGCGCGGACGACATGCTCGGCGACAAGGACGTCTTCCCGACGTTCGTCCTGAAGATCGCCGGATACATGGCCGCCGGTGGTGGCGCGATCCTCGACAACATGGCGCTGCTCTTCGCCGTCGGCATCGCGATCGGCTTCGCGAAGAAGTCGGACGGCTCGACCGCGCTCGCGGCCGTCACCGGATACCTGGTCTTCCAGAAGGTGCTCGCCACCTTCACCGACGGCAACCTCCCGCAGGTCGCCAAGGTGGTCGGCGGCAAGATCGTCATGGTGGACGCCGCGGTCAACGCCGGCGTGCTCGGCGGTGTCGTGATGGGTGTCATCACCGCCCTGCTGTACCAGAAGTTCTACCGGACCAAGCTGCCGGACTGGGCGGGCTTCTTCGGCGGCCGCCGCCTCGTCCCGATCCTCTCGGCCCTCGCGGGTCTGCTCACCGGTATCGTCTTCGGCCTCATCTGGCCGGTCCTCGGCACGGGTCTGCACAACTTCGGTGAGTGGCTGGTCGGTTCCGGCTCCGTCGGCGCGGGCATCTTCGGTGTCGCCAACCGTGCGCTGATCCCGATCGGCATGCACCACCTGCTGAACTCGTTCCCGTGGTTCCAGGCCGGTTCGTTCGAGGGCGCCAACGGTCCCGTCCACGGCGACATCGCCCGCTTCCTCGCCGGTGACCCGAGCGCCGGCCAGTTCATGACCGGCTTCTTCCCGATCATGATGTTCGCCCTCCCGGCAGCCTGCCTCGCGATCGTCCACTGCGCCCGTCCCGAGCGCCGCAAGGTCGTCGGCGGCATGATGTTCTCCCTCGCGCTCACCGCCTTCGTCACCGGTGTGACCGAGCCGATCGAGTTCACCTTCATGTTCATCGCCCCGGTGCTCTACGCGATCCACGCGGTCCTCACCGGTGTCTCCATGGCGCTGACCTGGGCCCTCGGGATGAAGGACGGCTTCGGCTTCTCGGCCGGTGCGATCGACTTCCTGCTCAACCTGGGCATCGCGACCAACCCGTGGGGCCTGGCCGGCATCGGGCTCTGCTTCGCGGTGGTCTACTACTTCGTCTTCCGCTTCGCGATCACGAAGTTCAACCTCCCCACCCCCGGCCGCGAGTCCGACGAGGAGCTCGCCGAGCTGGCCAAGGCCGAGGCGAAGTAA
- a CDS encoding Mov34/MPN/PAD-1 family protein: MLTLTQDLYDRIVAHARQDHPDEACGVVAGPAGTGRPERFIPMLNAARSPTFYEFDSKDLLRLYRELDDRDEDPVIVYHSHTATEAYPSRTDVTYANEPEAHYVVVSTADKDGLGEFQFRSYRIVDGVITEEEVQVVEAY, encoded by the coding sequence ATGCTGACCCTCACCCAGGACCTGTACGACCGGATCGTCGCGCACGCCCGCCAGGACCACCCCGACGAGGCGTGCGGCGTCGTGGCCGGGCCGGCGGGCACGGGCCGTCCGGAGCGCTTCATCCCCATGCTCAACGCGGCCCGCTCGCCCACGTTCTACGAGTTCGACTCGAAGGATCTGCTGCGGCTCTACCGCGAGCTGGACGACCGCGACGAGGACCCGGTGATCGTCTACCACTCCCACACCGCGACCGAGGCCTACCCGTCCCGCACGGACGTCACCTACGCCAACGAGCCCGAAGCGCACTACGTGGTCGTCTCGACGGCGGACAAGGACGGCCTCGGCGAGTTCCAGTTCCGCTCGTACCGCATCGTCGACGGCGTGATCACCGAGGAGGAAGTGCAGGTCGTCGAGGCCTACTGA
- a CDS encoding MBL fold metallo-hydrolase: protein MKLTVVGCSGSFPSAESACSSYLVEADGFRLLLDMGNGALGDLQRHIGLYDLDAIFLSHLHADHCIDMCAYFVARFYRHEGGRCGTIPVYGPDGTEKRLTAAYDDVPDERSMSEVFDFRTLKSGIFEIGPFQVRTERVSHPVESYGIRVEHGGRSLTYSGDTGTCPELGLLAEGADLFLCEASFTHGKEDIPGLHLNGREAGQYAQAGGVGRLVLTHVPPWTDAQQNLTDARAVYQGPVDLAHSGAVYEV, encoded by the coding sequence ATGAAGCTCACCGTCGTCGGCTGCTCGGGCTCGTTCCCGTCCGCGGAATCGGCCTGCTCGAGCTACCTCGTCGAGGCCGACGGCTTCCGGCTGCTCCTCGACATGGGCAACGGCGCCCTCGGCGATCTCCAGCGCCACATCGGTCTCTACGACCTCGACGCGATCTTCCTCAGCCACCTGCACGCCGATCACTGCATCGACATGTGCGCGTACTTCGTCGCCCGCTTCTACCGGCACGAGGGCGGCCGCTGCGGCACCATCCCCGTCTACGGCCCCGACGGCACCGAGAAGCGTCTGACCGCGGCCTACGACGACGTCCCCGACGAACGCTCGATGAGCGAGGTCTTCGACTTCCGCACGCTGAAGTCCGGCATCTTCGAGATCGGCCCCTTCCAGGTCCGCACCGAGCGGGTCAGCCACCCCGTCGAGTCGTACGGCATCCGCGTCGAGCACGGCGGCCGCTCGCTCACGTACTCCGGCGACACCGGGACCTGCCCCGAACTCGGCCTGCTCGCCGAGGGCGCCGACCTCTTCCTGTGCGAGGCCTCCTTCACGCACGGCAAGGAGGACATCCCCGGCCTCCACCTCAACGGCCGCGAGGCCGGACAGTACGCCCAGGCCGGCGGGGTCGGCCGGCTCGTCCTGACCCACGTGCCGCCGTGGACGGACGCCCAGCAGAACCTCACCGACGCCCGCGCGGTCTACCAAGGCCCGGTGGACCTCGCCCACTCGGGCGCCGTCTACGAGGTCTAG
- a CDS encoding glucose PTS transporter subunit EIIB — protein sequence MRYRDKAGRVGRCQRTGRRDSFFVTLREKHMATKAEKIVAGLGGIDNIEEVEGCITRLRTEVHDASLVDEAALKAAGAHGVVKMGTAIQVVIGTDADPIAGEIEDMM from the coding sequence GTGCGTTACCGTGACAAAGCGGGCCGTGTGGGCCGTTGTCAGCGCACCGGACGCCGAGACTCGTTCTTCGTAACACTCAGGGAGAAACACATGGCCACCAAGGCTGAGAAGATCGTCGCCGGGCTCGGCGGTATCGACAACATCGAAGAAGTCGAAGGCTGCATCACCCGCCTGCGCACCGAGGTCCACGACGCCAGCCTGGTCGACGAGGCCGCCCTCAAGGCCGCCGGCGCCCACGGCGTCGTCAAGATGGGCACCGCCATCCAGGTCGTCATCGGCACCGACGCCGACCCCATCGCCGGCGAGATCGAAGACATGATGTGA
- a CDS encoding MoaD/ThiS family protein translates to MAIEVRIPTILRTYTDGEKAVSGEGATLADLFSDLETRHKGIRERLVDEAAAGQLRRFVNVYLNDEDVRFLDGISTALKDGDNVTILPAVAGGAV, encoded by the coding sequence ATGGCCATCGAGGTCCGCATCCCCACCATCCTCCGCACCTACACCGACGGCGAGAAGGCCGTGTCCGGTGAGGGCGCCACCCTCGCCGACCTGTTCTCCGACCTGGAGACCCGGCACAAGGGCATTCGAGAGCGCCTCGTCGACGAGGCGGCCGCGGGCCAGCTGCGCCGCTTCGTGAACGTCTACCTCAACGACGAGGACGTCCGCTTCCTCGACGGCATCTCCACCGCGCTGAAGGACGGCGACAACGTCACCATCCTCCCGGCCGTGGCCGGCGGCGCTGTCTGA
- a CDS encoding PLP-dependent cysteine synthase family protein codes for MRYDSPLAAVGNTPLVRLPRLSPSEDVRIWAKLEDRNPTGSIKDRPALHMVEQAEKDGRLQPGCTILEPTSGNTGISLAMAAKLKGYRIVCVMPENTSQERRDLLAMWGAEIISSPAAGGSNTAVRVAKELAAEHPDWVMLYQYGNPDNAGAHYATTGPEVLADLPSITHFVAGLGTTGTLMGVGRYLREHVPGIKIVAAEPRYDDLVYGLRNLDEGFVPELYDASVLTTRFSVGSADAVTRTRELLQLEGIFAGVSTGAALHAAIGVGRKAVAAGESADIVFVVADGGWKYLSTGVYTAATTEEAIEVLQGQLWA; via the coding sequence ATGCGTTACGACTCCCCGCTGGCAGCCGTGGGCAACACACCGCTGGTCCGGCTGCCCCGGCTGTCGCCCTCGGAGGACGTCCGCATCTGGGCGAAGCTCGAGGACCGCAATCCGACCGGCTCGATCAAGGACCGCCCGGCGCTCCACATGGTCGAGCAGGCGGAGAAGGACGGCCGGCTGCAACCCGGCTGCACGATCCTGGAGCCCACCTCGGGCAACACCGGGATCTCCCTGGCGATGGCGGCCAAGCTCAAGGGCTACCGCATCGTCTGCGTCATGCCGGAGAACACCTCGCAGGAGCGGCGCGACCTGCTGGCCATGTGGGGAGCCGAGATCATCTCGTCGCCGGCGGCGGGCGGATCCAACACCGCGGTGCGGGTCGCCAAGGAGCTGGCGGCCGAGCACCCGGACTGGGTGATGCTCTACCAGTACGGCAACCCGGACAACGCGGGCGCCCACTACGCCACCACGGGCCCGGAGGTCCTCGCCGACCTCCCCTCCATCACCCACTTCGTGGCGGGCCTGGGCACGACCGGCACCCTGATGGGCGTCGGCCGCTACCTGCGCGAGCACGTACCCGGAATCAAGATCGTCGCGGCCGAGCCGCGCTACGACGACCTGGTCTACGGCCTGCGCAACCTCGACGAGGGCTTCGTCCCGGAGCTGTACGACGCCTCCGTGCTCACCACGCGCTTCTCGGTGGGCTCGGCCGACGCCGTCACCCGGACCCGGGAACTCCTCCAGCTGGAGGGCATCTTCGCGGGCGTATCCACGGGCGCCGCGCTGCACGCGGCGATCGGCGTCGGCCGCAAGGCGGTGGCCGCGGGCGAATCCGCGGACATCGTCTTCGTCGTGGCCGACGGCGGCTGGAAGTACCTGTCGACGGGCGTCTACACGGCCGCCACCACCGAAGAGGCCATCGAGGTCCTGCAGGGCCAGCTCTGGGCGTAG